In Myxococcales bacterium, the DNA window GATTTCCGAAATCCCGTCAAAGCCATAGCCCCGACCGGCGCCCTTCATGTTGTGTCCAAGTACCCGAATCGTCTCAAAATCCGAACACTCGATGGCTTCGCTAAGGCGCTCAATGTCGGCGTGGCGGTTTTCCAGAAATCCATCGATCAACTCTGCGATGTCTTCGTCGATCACCACGTGAATCGGGCTCCCGGCTTCGCACTCGGACCCCGAAAGTGCGTCTGCACTCTCTCCGGACTGATCACTTGCGACATCCTGTATCCCGTCCCCCTCGGCCTCACATGCAAAATTTTCGATCACTTCGAGCAGGGTCGCCTTGCGCACGGGTTTACTCAGGTGCATGTCGCAACCCACGGCCAGCATCCGCTCTACCTCTTCGGTAAAGGCGTGGGCGGTGAGCGCAATGATCCGCGACGGTTTCAGCTGCTTCTCGAACTCCCAACCGCGAATGAATCGCGTGGCGCTGTAGCCATCCATGACGGGCATCTGAATGTCCATCAGAACCAGGTCAAATGGGCTCAATTGAAATTTTGCCAGGGCCTGTGCTCCATCCTCAGCGACGACGATCTCGTGCGGCGTCTTGCGCAAGTACGCGAGAATCAAGTCTCGGTTGTCCGCGGAATCGTCGGCCAGAAGAATGCGCAGCGTTCTGATATCGCGGCTGGCAGCGGGCTCCGCATCGATCACGGGCTGCAGCTCGGCCTCGGATTCACCCCCGGCGCGGGCGCTGCGCAGAACCTGCAGCACGGGTTCGACCCGCACGGGTTTGACGAGCCAGTCGCGCAGGCCGTATTGCTGGCACTTACGCACATCTCCGGGACGGTGGTCGGCGGTGAGCAGCATGACCGTTTTTCCCATCACCGCTGGACTCGCCTGGAAGTCCTTTAGCACCCGGAAGCCGCCGTATTCTGGCAATCGAAAATCCAGCAGGATCACGTCAAAGAGTTCGTCCTGGGCGATCGACTCTTCGATCTTCTCCTTCGCCTCACTCGCAAGTGCTACATCGACGACCTCGCAGCCGACGTCGTGGGCGATCCCAAACAGAATCGATCTCTCGGTCTCGCCAGCCACAGCGAGCAACACTCGGGTTCCGTCCAACCTTTCGTTCGCGAAGGGCTCGTCCTCATCGGAATCTTCATCGCCGACGAGCACTGTAAAGTGAAACGTGCTGCCACGCCCGGGTTCACTGGTGACCCAGATGCGCCCGTTCATGAGCTTGACGAGCTCCATGCACAAGGCCAACCCCAAGCCCGTCCCGCCAAAGCGTCGGGTCACCGATCCATCGGCTTGCTTGAATCGCTCGAAGATCACGGACAATTTCTGAGATTCGATTCCGATGCCCGTGTCCGAAATGGAAACCTGAAGTTCCGGCGTTCCAGCCTCGTTGGTGCCGCTCTCTACCTGCACCACCACTTCGCCTTCATCGGTGAACTTGATGGCATTTCCAATCAGGTTGATCAAAATCTGGCGCAGGCGAGCTGCATCTCCGACCAACCAGGGCGAAAGATTCGACTTGAAGTCGCAGGCGAGAGACAGTCCCTTCTTGTGCGCGGGGAGGGCCAGCAGTTCGATCGTGTCTTCGAAGAGTTTTCGACTGTCAAAGACGACCTGTTCGAGTTCGAGGGAACCGGCTTCGGCCTGGGACAGATCGAGAATGCTGTTGATCAACCCGAGCAGCGCTTCTCCGGCGCGCCGAAATACCTCGACGTAGCGCCGCTGCTCTTCGTCCAACTCGGTATCGCTCAGCAGGTCGGCCATGCCGAGAAT includes these proteins:
- a CDS encoding response regulator produces the protein MDTTGKPCRILSFEDNPADAALMQDALEESNFLFEMTRSERLAGGLEILETRSFDVILFDLSLPDSFGPETFIRVKERVPDIPIVVMTGFEDEELGARLVKMGAQDYMVKGDSEGAMLVRSVRHAIERHGIERELRYAQVAAVEAVKAKTEFLASMSHEIRSPMNSILGMADLLSDTELDEEQRRYVEVFRRAGEALLGLINSILDLSQAEAGSLELEQVVFDSRKLFEDTIELLALPAHKKGLSLACDFKSNLSPWLVGDAARLRQILINLIGNAIKFTDEGEVVVQVESGTNEAGTPELQVSISDTGIGIESQKLSVIFERFKQADGSVTRRFGGTGLGLALCMELVKLMNGRIWVTSEPGRGSTFHFTVLVGDEDSDEDEPFANERLDGTRVLLAVAGETERSILFGIAHDVGCEVVDVALASEAKEKIEESIAQDELFDVILLDFRLPEYGGFRVLKDFQASPAVMGKTVMLLTADHRPGDVRKCQQYGLRDWLVKPVRVEPVLQVLRSARAGGESEAELQPVIDAEPAASRDIRTLRILLADDSADNRDLILAYLRKTPHEIVVAEDGAQALAKFQLSPFDLVLMDIQMPVMDGYSATRFIRGWEFEKQLKPSRIIALTAHAFTEEVERMLAVGCDMHLSKPVRKATLLEVIENFACEAEGDGIQDVASDQSGESADALSGSECEAGSPIHVVIDEDIAELIDGFLENRHADIERLSEAIECSDFETIRVLGHNMKGAGRGYGFDGISEIGVQLEITSKKKQGVEAQKCVDQLQDYLERVVVD